AGGCTAACCTGCCTGCATTTTGTGGAAGGTTTCTCTCCAGACTCTGATCCCATGTTCAATATACTCCCAGCCTGAGCTCCATTTACGTTTAATCGATACTCGGTCACACTGAACTGGAAAATCAAAGGCAGGGGACCAAGTTTACCACGGGATGCGTGTAGgatgtatttaaaaatcattgaaaaatgaCATAGTAGCTTTATCTCCATGGCAATCTCAATTTTGTGTGTGTCCCTACAGatttttttgaagaaacagaACAGTCAGCAGATATGTCcctggaagaggaaagaagacatgaagattttaatatacaaaatacatttgaTACAGTGACCACAGGAGCACTCACTGCAAATTCAAGTTTCAGCGACTTTGACGAGGATGAGAATCAGTTAGAGTTTGTATTAATGGTGTTGATTCCACTGGTTTTATTTGCCCTCCTATTTTTATCAGTGATAATCCTTATAATAcgctataaaagaaaaaaagccaaagaagGTAAATATTTTGTATGTTCCCATTTCTGGACAATTGCTTCACGTGTTAACAAACcatctgtaaaacaaaatatttttttgcttCTTCTACACAGAAACTTCTAGCCGAGGATCTCAGAGTGCCTTACAGACATGTGAGTAGGATCCTAACGCTGTTTGGAGTGGGGATTGGGGGGAGGTAAAAGAAGGGAGAGGTTTTAAAGTTGAACAGCCAGGACTACATAAAAGAGTAAATGATGACTATTcccttatttttcaaaaagggaATGGCTTTGGCCTAAATTGGGATTTAAAACACACAGCTGCCATCTCTGTACCTAATCCAGATGACGGCCTTATCTAATATTGGCCAAGAGGTCCATGCAGCTTTCCCTAAATTGGAGGAAACATTCAAAATGGCGAAGTGGTGGGTCGGCTTGGGATTGGGGCAGGGAAGGTTGATACCCTGGGCTCGTCTCCACCGGAAGAGGATTCTTCTGTCGTATATTCTgtgtataatatatgatatattctgtatatttctGTTGAAGATACTGTTTTCTTCTCCATGCCCCATCCCAATCTGATTATGAAAAGACCCGAGTAAGCATGGTTCTTATTCTCATTAAAGCTATGCTAACTTTCGTATGAGATTCCTAGTAGGATGAAGATTACCAGTATCATTCTGAAACCAATCTGATGGAGAATTCCCTAGGTCAGAGATCCCTCTGTGTGTATTCAATTCCAAATCTAGGAGCAACAAATACTAGGTGTCAGGGTTTTCTAAGTCCAGAGCAGACTTGAGTACTTTTGGCTTGTACTGGTAAAAATGACTTAAAGTTGAAGTCTTTGGTTATTCCAAAATTCACTCAAGAATGAGAACATCGCTAATGAGCTACATAttgatatgtatatacaaaacTCACTCAATATCCCTCACACTCACTAACAGGACACCTCTGGCTTTGAGATCGTGCCCTTGGCCTGCGGGACTGGCTCACTGTCCTTGACCGGCAGAGCCTTTAAGCTCTCGGCAGGAGCTATAAATGGTCATTTTCCATTATACCAGCAGGTATGGTAAATGCGAACTAGGGAAGGAACACTGATGTGTGTTAGCTTTCTTGGCAAGAGCCAATATCATAGATTCCAAGGGAGTCGAAAAAACACATGTTTCACCACTGCTTGAAATTTCAGGGTGACCTAGTAACAGTGGTCACATGGGAGCTCCTTTGTAagctaaagaaaaagataaagcaaaCAGAGATGTCTGAACcccatttttttaacctcagggaCAGTGAGAACTTCCTGCCTAAACCGTAGACCAGTAGCCTGTCTTATCTAACGATGTCATGGGGCTTGGGGGGCAGGATGGGGGTATCCATTCAAATATGCATGCTTTCAGGCTCTAAATACAGAAAGGGATTTTTCATGGAACTTCACCGTGAGCATCTCCAAGTTCAAAAGCCATTTGCCATCAAGCACTGGCCTCCTTCTCCTGTACATGAGTACAGGGCTCATGCACCCTGTATTGGAGCCACACTCCCAAGTATTTGCCGCTCCCACAGCCTGGCTTACATGTTCACGATGTTTTCTTACATGACTGGTTGACACTACTCTCCTGTTTGGGACTTCCTTCTTGTCTGCTTGGCAACCTGCCACCTTCTTCTTCCATGCCCAGTTCTGAAGTTTTTGTGAAGCCTTGAGTAATCACTCCCTGGGCAAAATGAATGAATCATGGCCTCTTCTCGGCTCTTACAAACTATGGTCTCACTTACGGTGCATGGTATTTATGTTGGCATAAGTTGgtgacttgtcttttttttttttttttctttctcttactagGTTTTGTTCTCTTTAGGACCAAAAGAACCAAGGACTTGCCTTGTTTATCTTGTTTAATGGTGTGGTTTGGAGGTTAGAGTGTGGACTCTGGAACCacactgcctgggtggctttttTCCCTAGCCCTATGACTTCTctgattcagtttcctcatccgtgAAATGGGCAAATCCAACACTGGGCTTACAGAGCCGTCGTGAGAAGTAAATAGATTCATCTATGTAAACCACTTAGGAAAAAGAGTAGCTGGCATGTTGTGTAGCTGCTGCTATGAGTACTGCCCCTTCTACCTGACACAGTGTGTAGCCCACCACATATATCAGCAGCCCGATAATTGTGGTTGAAAGAGCGAGTTCATGAAACTGTGttagcactttttctttctttctttttttttttagaagagcaTCTACCTATtcccagagataaagagaaacttGAAACTTATTCTTGATACAAATTGgcactttctttttgttttaaatatacctCACTTTAAGAGAAACAACACAGACATCTTAGGTTTTCAAAGCAATTGCTTATCACAAGTTTTGATAGAGAGAGCTTTGTTTGAATATTTCCTTTACTATAGATATGGATGGTTCACTGCTTAACACATAGGTGTCTCTTAAAACAAACTAAATGCTGGAAAGTTGATCATTCCTGTCTGCTGAAGTCCATATTTAATGTTATAATGCAAGTCAGTTAAaagagagaggcacctgggtggagaagttggttaagtgtcggattcttgatttttggctcaggtcatgctcttagggttctgagatcgagccctacgtcaggctccatgttcagcagggcacctgcttaagattctctctccctctccctctgcaccccctcccagctctctaaaaaatagataaaaggagATGGttcaaattaacaaaatctgatttaaatatttttttttccagtagaaataaaactgtcacacTGGGTCAGACCAGCATTTTGCTTGGAAAACATCTAAAACAATGTTTTGTGGGAGGGCATGGATGACGTCCCCTCAGCAAGTTAGAAATAGGTGCATTTGTTCCCCGCCCTCCCCCATGTGAATAGAGCCTGGTGTGTTCTTCATCACCAGGAAGTAAGCCTGTACATTTGATGACAGGGGAGGACCTGGCCAACACCTGTAGCAAGAACCCTTCTTCCGACTGGCAATCATATTCTTCCTTTGGGCTTGTCCATTTCAAGTCCAGGAGAAAGAAAGTGCTGGGCGGTAACTCTGTTCTACTGTCCTTCCTAGACCTCCAGGAGTTACATTTGCAGTTGTTCTTATTTAACACTTATTAAGGGTCTCCATGGGTTGTGTCTCTACCAGAGCTGCAGGGAAAACAGCTGGCAGGAAAGCCTTACTTTAGGCAGGCTGTGACGTCTTGGCACCTGGCACGGCTCAGTACATCTCCAGAAAGATACTCTCTTGCTGAGGGTTCTGAGTGGGAAAAAAGCTTAAGCAAGCCAGTCTCCTATGGGGCTCTGGCCCCCTGcaaagcccccccaccccactgccctgCCAGCCCAGCAATCCCACCACCAGAGGTACACAGAAGAGAGTGATTGACTGTGGGGCACGGGTGGCTAAGTGGGAGTAACTGGGAACTGGAGGGGGAGGACAAAGTGGGAAGGAGGGTATGGAATGGAAGAACTGTAGGAGGAAAGATGGAATTAAGAGCAGATGGAGGTTGTGTAAGAGGTGCATTTGCCCTCCGGTTGCAAAGGGAGTAGATGGCTATTAATAAAGACATAGAGGCCAGGTGGAGTGGTGCGGGCAGCGCCTGATTGCTGGGGACATGTAATTGGTCTCCCTCCTGGCTTAATGCTCGGCGCCTGTGAGCTCTCCCAGATGTTTTTCTGTTGCCATGGTGGCTGGGCCAGGGGTAATGGTCTCAGAGCAGGGGAGACGAGGCCACagaaggctctctgctctgtttgaATACTGATTACAGGAGCCTCATGTTTGGTGCATCTGGAGCACTTTTGTAATgggtttttaaacttttctgtcGTCTGCATGCAGGGTTGGCTTTCGCTTGCCACAAAGCCTGCAGGCGCTCAGATTATAAAGATAAACCCCTGCCTTCTATGGTGGGGCTGTGGGGCCACTTTCTCTCTGAGAAATTAGTGTATGTTTGGAGGTTGGGCTTGTTACTAagcaggaaaggaggggagggaaaggggggaaGTGACACAACAGAGGGATCCTATAGGTCACCTATAGGAGAGGCTCAACTGTGCAGTAAAATCCCTTAAGGAAATAGCATGtcaatttgagattttaaaaatacataaaaaatgcaAGATGCATAtactcccctctccccagtccaAGTGTCTGAGGATCAGGCATCTGCAGAGAGCTTCTGGTTCCTACCAGGGCCAGAAATGCATAACCCAGAGGCCCTGGAAGGTAGGCAGTCATGGCACGAAACTTCCATCTGTGCCTAGCTTTCCTGGATCAACAACACCATGGAAGCTTGCCAACCCCCAGGAAATGACACCGGCTCCCGGCTTCCAGGAGCTTGGTTCCAGGTGCCTGCCGGCTGCATTTCCTCGATGGGGATCTGTGTTTCTGCAGGCCTGGCAAAAAGAGACCCCTGACTTTCGAGGATCAGGAACATCTGACTGTTCGGGGGACCTCTGCAAAGTGGTTTGCTTCTCAATGGTTTCACATCATAGAAGGTGCTGGGGGCCTATGCTCTCCAGTCACGTGTCATCACTGCCTTGTTTCTCTGGAAGCATCCATTTCCCTGCCAAGCAAAACAGAGCCAGAACTGGGGTCCCGGGGTCTGCTTCTTGCTGCACGTTCATGTGGAGCCTGATGGGCATTTGATGTCCTGTTTCCTGGTTCTCACATTGCCCACAACAACACAAAGCTGGTTTGCTCAAAGCTGCACTTTTACGACATTATGGAAGTCTGAAGCATTGGACATGAATTTAATCTGCGTTTGGACCATCCATATTAAGACCTTCTCATTTATTCAATAACCATTTACCGGGTGTTTGCTGGCTACTGTGTTAACTGGATGGAAGGTGAGGGACATCAGGGCGAACAAGACCGGCATGATCTCTGTCCTTCTGGAGCTATATTTTAGCCAGAGACAGACAAAATTAAGCCGATGAATTGATCAGTGACAAAATGGGTCAAATGCTATAAAGGAGTAAGAAAGGTGCTGGGCTGGGGAACAACAGGAAGATGGGCCCTCCTTCAGATATAGGGTGCTCCTTGAGGAGACAGTATAAACTGAGACCAGAAGGGGAGTGAAGACTCCAGCCAAGCAAGCAGCAGGGGTGAGAGCAGAGTTCGAGGAGAGCCCTTGACAGAGTTACCACAGCCTGCTCCAGGTCAAAGGCACAGTCACAGTGTTGGGCTTGATGTGTCACAAGGAGAGATgcaacagtgattttttttttttaaagattttatttacttatttgacagaggagagatcacaagtaggcagagaggcaggcagagggagagggagaagcagactccccgccgagcagagagcccgatgtgggcctcgaacccaggaccccaggatcatgacctgagtgaaaggcagaggctttagcttGCTGAGTCACCCAGTGATGTTTTGAATGGGACCTTTTGGGGCAAGGGACCAAGGAGCCATCCCTCTTGTCTCATTCCTACATGCCTTCCCTcacactgttttcttctttatatggattaaaaaaataaaaagggataaaCTTCTGATTTGAGGTAAACACTCTCAGAGGACCttcttatcttaaaaaaacacacacacagattttatACGGATGAGGACCTCGTTTCAATATGGTGCATGTCTGACTCAGGCTCACTATTGCTCCCTTAAAAATGCTATTTGAAGTCATCTCTTATCTTCGTAAAGGAGTTTTCAGCTGTGGTTGAAATAAAAAGTTGTTACGGACAGTGAAAACTAACATGacctttgtattttcttctctttaggtGAACTGGGAAGTGAAAACATCAAAGTGTAAGTCC
The DNA window shown above is from Neovison vison isolate M4711 chromosome 11, ASM_NN_V1, whole genome shotgun sequence and carries:
- the TMEM154 gene encoding transmembrane protein 154, translating into MTGRQRADRKAPGAALAFALAIALLRTGQAQENTTRGLETADENPGVHSNFFEETEQSADMSLEEERRHEDFNIQNTFDTVTTGALTANSSFSDFDEDENQLEFVLMVLIPLVLFALLFLSVIILIIRYKRKKAKEETSSRGSQSALQTCELGSENIKVPIFEEDTPSVMEIEMEELDKWMNSMNKNADCECLPTLKEEKESNHNPSDNES